Proteins found in one Erythrobacter sp. 3-20A1M genomic segment:
- a CDS encoding NAD-dependent epimerase/dehydratase family protein → MRVLVTGAAGFIGSALTERLAARGDRVLGIDNLVPYYDPALKEARLARVAQAADDAFAFRHCDFADMDALSATVEGEDFDRIVHLGAQPGVRYSLENPHAYVRANVMGHLNLLELARARRTEHMVYASSSSVYGGNDKVPFSVDDRVDHPYSLYAATKKSDELMSETYAHLYRLPQTGLRFFTVYGPWGRPDMMPWIFTGKILNGEPIPVFNHGEMSRDFTYIDDIVTGIVACLDAPPKDDGSAKPGGSVAPHALYNIGNNRPERLMDVIAILEEACGRKAELEMLPMQQGDVPRTYADIDALARDHGYAPTTPAGEGFPRFVDWYREYHGLH, encoded by the coding sequence GTGCGCGTGCTGGTAACGGGCGCCGCCGGTTTTATCGGCTCGGCCCTGACCGAGCGGCTGGCCGCGCGCGGCGACCGGGTGCTCGGGATCGACAATCTGGTACCCTATTACGACCCGGCGCTGAAGGAAGCGCGGCTGGCCCGGGTAGCACAGGCGGCGGACGACGCCTTCGCCTTCCGCCATTGCGATTTCGCGGACATGGATGCCCTCTCGGCCACCGTGGAAGGCGAGGATTTCGATCGCATCGTCCATCTCGGTGCGCAGCCGGGCGTGCGCTATTCGCTGGAAAATCCCCACGCCTATGTCCGCGCCAACGTGATGGGGCACCTCAACCTCCTCGAGCTCGCCCGCGCGCGCCGGACCGAACACATGGTCTATGCCAGTTCCAGCTCGGTCTATGGCGGCAACGACAAGGTGCCGTTCAGCGTCGATGACCGGGTCGATCACCCCTATTCGCTCTACGCCGCGACCAAGAAGTCGGACGAGCTGATGAGCGAGACCTACGCCCATCTCTATCGCTTACCGCAGACGGGCCTGCGCTTCTTCACCGTCTATGGCCCGTGGGGGCGGCCCGACATGATGCCGTGGATCTTCACGGGCAAGATCCTGAACGGCGAGCCGATCCCGGTGTTCAACCATGGCGAGATGAGCCGCGACTTCACCTATATCGACGATATCGTCACCGGCATCGTCGCCTGCCTCGACGCCCCGCCCAAGGACGATGGCTCCGCAAAACCCGGCGGCAGCGTAGCCCCGCATGCGCTCTACAACATCGGCAATAATCGTCCCGAGCGGCTGATGGACGTCATCGCCATTCTGGAGGAAGCATGCGGCCGCAAGGCGGAGTTGGAAATGCTACCCATGCAACAGGGCGACGTGCCGCGCACCTACGCCGATATCGATGCGTTGGCGCGCGATCACGGCTACGCACCGACTACGCCTGCCGGCGAAGGGTTTCCGCGCTTCGTCGACTGGTATCGCGAGTATCACGGCCTCCATTGA
- the fabI gene encoding enoyl-ACP reductase FabI — protein MTGLMAGKRGLIMGLANDKSLAWGIAQKLSEQGAELAFSYQGEALKKRVVPLAEQLGSDFTFECDVSDMDALDRAFDTLKERWDTLDFVVHAIGFSDKSELRGKYVDTSLDNFLMTMNISAYSLVAVAKRAAEMMPESGGSILTLTYYGAEKVIPHYNVMGVAKAALETSVQYLANDLGPANIRVNAISAGPIKTLAASGIGDFRYILKWNELNSPLRRNVTIEDVGGSGLYFLSDLSSGVTGEVHHVDAGYHVVGMKQEDAPDISLDKG, from the coding sequence ATGACGGGTTTGATGGCAGGCAAGCGCGGTCTCATCATGGGGCTGGCGAACGACAAATCGCTCGCCTGGGGTATCGCGCAGAAGCTGAGCGAACAGGGTGCCGAGCTGGCGTTCTCCTATCAGGGCGAGGCGCTGAAGAAGCGGGTCGTGCCGCTGGCCGAACAGCTCGGCAGCGACTTCACCTTCGAATGCGACGTGTCGGACATGGACGCGCTGGATCGCGCCTTCGACACGCTGAAAGAGCGCTGGGACACGCTCGATTTCGTCGTCCATGCGATCGGCTTTTCCGACAAGAGCGAGCTGCGTGGAAAATATGTCGACACGAGCCTCGACAATTTCCTGATGACCATGAACATCTCGGCCTACAGCCTGGTCGCGGTGGCGAAGCGCGCGGCGGAAATGATGCCCGAAAGCGGCGGCAGCATTCTGACGCTGACCTATTACGGCGCGGAGAAGGTCATTCCGCACTACAACGTCATGGGTGTGGCGAAGGCCGCGCTGGAAACGAGCGTGCAATACCTCGCCAACGATCTCGGCCCCGCCAACATCCGGGTGAACGCAATCAGCGCCGGACCGATCAAGACCCTGGCGGCGAGCGGGATCGGCGATTTCCGCTACATCCTCAAGTGGAACGAGCTGAATTCGCCGCTGCGGCGCAACGTCACGATCGAGGATGTGGGCGGGTCGGGCCTGTATTTCCTCTCCGACCTGTCGAGCGGCGTGACCGGCGAGGTCCACCATGTCGATGCGGGCTATCACGTCGTCGGCATGAAGCAGGAAGACGCGCCCGACATCTCGCTCGACAAGGGCTGA
- a CDS encoding YihY/virulence factor BrkB family protein, which yields MRSLTPEDRRREAKTLRGEIVERVGPGTRFFKVLKRVAIGTFNDGFIYAGNLAYLAMLTIFPFFITAAALFSLVGEESERAATINALLLAMPPMVADVIEPVARDVVSARSGWVLWVGGLVGFWTVGSLVETIRDMLRRAYGTEPTLAFWRYRLLSAGVVLGAVVLLMLSLIAQVVIGAVQQVVDAFFPLLTDLLRNLSLARFVPGLGLFGSIYLLFYSLTPATYRSRRYPKWPGALAVTLWWIAVTVALPPVLRSFFSYDLTYGSLAGLMVALFFFWLVGLGMVVGVELNAALAETPEEADLIGQADDRRRKDADSDAAATEEELE from the coding sequence TTGCGCTCCCTCACCCCGGAGGATCGGCGCCGCGAGGCGAAGACTCTGCGCGGCGAGATCGTGGAGCGCGTCGGGCCCGGCACCCGCTTCTTCAAGGTCCTGAAGCGCGTCGCCATCGGCACGTTCAACGACGGTTTCATCTACGCCGGCAATCTCGCCTATCTGGCGATGCTGACGATCTTCCCCTTCTTTATCACCGCCGCCGCCCTGTTCTCCCTGGTCGGGGAGGAAAGCGAGCGCGCGGCAACGATCAACGCCCTCCTGCTCGCCATGCCGCCGATGGTCGCCGACGTGATCGAGCCGGTGGCGCGCGACGTCGTTTCCGCACGATCCGGCTGGGTGTTGTGGGTCGGCGGGCTGGTGGGTTTCTGGACCGTGGGGAGCCTCGTCGAAACGATCCGCGACATGCTGCGCCGGGCCTACGGAACGGAGCCGACGCTGGCGTTCTGGCGCTACCGCCTGCTGTCCGCCGGCGTGGTGCTGGGCGCGGTCGTGCTGCTCATGCTCTCGCTCATCGCGCAGGTCGTCATCGGCGCGGTGCAGCAGGTAGTCGACGCATTCTTCCCCCTGCTGACCGATCTGTTGCGCAATCTCTCGCTCGCCCGGTTCGTCCCGGGCCTCGGCCTGTTCGGTTCGATCTACCTGCTGTTCTATTCGCTGACCCCGGCCACCTACCGATCGCGCCGCTATCCCAAATGGCCCGGTGCGCTGGCGGTGACGCTGTGGTGGATCGCGGTCACTGTTGCGCTGCCGCCGGTGCTGCGCAGCTTCTTCAGCTATGACCTCACATACGGCTCGCTCGCCGGGCTGATGGTGGCGCTTTTCTTTTTCTGGCTGGTGGGGCTAGGGATGGTCGTGGGCGTCGAACTGAATGCCGCGCTGGCGGAAACGCCGGAAGAAGCCGACCTGATCGGGCAGGCCGACGATCGCCGGCGCAAGGATGCGGACAGCGACGCCGCGGCGACTGAAGAGGAATTGGAATGA
- a CDS encoding DnaJ C-terminal domain-containing protein, which translates to MADPYATLGVARSASEKEIKSAYRTLAKELHPDRNKDNPKAAERFSQVTNAYDLLSDKDKRAQFDRGEIDGEGNPTNPFAGMGGGAGGFRRGGGGDPRGFNAQDFQGFGGEEVDLGDIFSDLFGRSAGGRSQAGGGFRRPPPPPPRKGADIGYRLRVPFVDAAARKDQRITLADGKTIDLKLPAGVEDGTQMRLKGKGEQGPGGAGDGIVTIAIDPHSFFRREGDNVRLDLPITLGEAVHGAKVRVPTVDGPVMLTIKPGMSGGTTMRLTGKGFSKKSGGRGDQLVTLEIALPQDPSELAKRLEGWQDDTDPRAGLGV; encoded by the coding sequence ATGGCCGATCCCTACGCAACCCTTGGCGTCGCACGCTCCGCCTCCGAGAAGGAGATCAAGAGCGCCTACCGGACCCTTGCGAAGGAGCTGCATCCCGACCGCAACAAGGACAATCCCAAGGCGGCCGAGCGGTTCAGCCAGGTAACCAATGCGTACGACCTGCTGTCCGACAAGGACAAGCGCGCGCAATTCGATCGCGGCGAGATCGATGGCGAGGGCAATCCGACCAATCCCTTCGCCGGAATGGGTGGCGGTGCAGGCGGCTTCCGCCGTGGCGGCGGCGGCGACCCGCGCGGGTTCAACGCGCAGGATTTCCAGGGGTTCGGTGGCGAGGAAGTCGATCTGGGCGATATCTTCTCCGACCTGTTCGGGCGAAGCGCGGGCGGCCGCAGTCAGGCGGGCGGCGGCTTTCGACGGCCGCCACCGCCACCCCCGCGCAAGGGGGCCGATATCGGCTACCGCCTGCGCGTTCCCTTCGTCGATGCCGCCGCGCGCAAGGACCAGCGGATCACGCTGGCCGACGGCAAGACGATCGACCTGAAACTGCCCGCCGGGGTCGAGGACGGCACGCAGATGCGGCTGAAGGGGAAAGGCGAACAGGGGCCGGGCGGTGCGGGCGACGGCATCGTGACCATCGCCATCGATCCCCATTCCTTCTTCCGCCGCGAAGGCGACAATGTCCGGCTCGACCTGCCGATAACACTGGGCGAAGCGGTACACGGGGCCAAGGTGCGCGTACCCACCGTCGATGGACCGGTGATGCTGACGATCAAGCCGGGCATGTCGGGCGGCACGACCATGCGGCTTACCGGCAAGGGCTTTTCGAAGAAGAGCGGCGGGCGCGGCGATCAGCTGGTGACGCTGGAAATCGCGCTGCCGCAGGACCCGTCGGAACTGGCCAAACGGCTCGAAGGTTGGCAGGACGATACCGATCCGCGCGCCGGACTGGGGGTCTGA
- the pdxH gene encoding pyridoxamine 5'-phosphate oxidase, which translates to MEAERSAIPESDPFALFDTWFAQARESEPNDSNAMALATATPEGAPSVRMVLLKGHGSDGFTFYTNAQSRKGEEIRANMQAALLFHWKSLRRQIRIEGPLAEVSSSEADDYFHSRARVSQIGSAASDQSRPLPDRQVYLDRVAALEDEYEGADEVPRPPHWTGFTLTPERIEFWLDRPNRLHDRRLFTRDRGTGGWTNTLLYP; encoded by the coding sequence ATGGAAGCCGAGCGCAGCGCCATCCCCGAAAGCGATCCGTTCGCATTGTTCGACACCTGGTTTGCGCAAGCGCGAGAGAGCGAGCCGAACGATTCCAATGCGATGGCCCTCGCGACGGCGACGCCGGAGGGCGCGCCCTCGGTGCGGATGGTGTTGCTGAAGGGGCATGGGAGCGATGGCTTCACCTTCTACACCAACGCGCAAAGCCGCAAGGGCGAGGAAATCCGCGCCAACATGCAGGCCGCGTTGCTGTTCCATTGGAAGAGCCTGCGTCGCCAGATCCGGATCGAGGGCCCGCTTGCCGAGGTGAGCAGCAGCGAGGCGGACGATTACTTCCACTCGCGCGCCCGGGTGTCGCAGATCGGCTCGGCGGCGTCCGACCAGTCGCGCCCGCTGCCCGACAGGCAGGTCTATCTCGATCGCGTCGCAGCGCTGGAGGATGAATACGAGGGCGCGGACGAGGTCCCGCGCCCGCCGCACTGGACAGGCTTCACGCTGACGCCCGAACGGATCGAATTCTGGCTCGATCGGCCCAACCGGTTGCACGACCGGCGGCTGTTCACGCGCGATCGCGGCACCGGCGGCTGGACGAATACGCTGCTGTATCCATGA
- a CDS encoding cation diffusion facilitator family transporter — MSERATLARSAAFASIGVAAVLISLKTWATVRTGSAAMMGSLADSSLDLLASMVTLVGVWIAAQPADRDHRFGHGKAEAVAAMIQVLLIAISAAAIAFRSIDDLVSGARVTAATDGIYVSLFAILATLGLLAWQRFVIARTRSVAIRTDFVHYQSDLLLNLAVIAALALDQYAGLSGADPLFGLAIAAWLIWGAYRSGTEAIDHLMDREWDEAKRQRFVEAAAEHHELSNLHDLRTRTAGNRDFVQFHVDMPARMTVGEAHDILEKVEEDLCRRFPDTELLIHIDPRGHVDEPDNPLAEENEFAKLEKRP, encoded by the coding sequence ATGAGCGAAAGGGCGACCTTGGCTCGCAGCGCGGCGTTTGCCTCGATCGGGGTCGCGGCGGTGCTCATCTCGCTCAAGACATGGGCGACGGTGCGCACCGGCTCGGCGGCGATGATGGGCAGCCTCGCCGATTCCTCGCTCGACTTGCTGGCCAGCATGGTCACGCTGGTCGGCGTATGGATCGCGGCCCAGCCCGCCGATCGGGACCACCGGTTCGGGCACGGCAAGGCGGAAGCGGTCGCCGCGATGATTCAGGTTCTGCTGATCGCGATCTCCGCCGCCGCCATCGCCTTCCGCTCGATCGACGATCTGGTCTCTGGCGCGCGCGTAACCGCCGCGACCGACGGCATATATGTTTCCCTGTTCGCGATCCTTGCCACGCTCGGGCTGCTCGCCTGGCAGCGTTTCGTGATCGCGCGCACCCGCTCGGTCGCCATCCGGACGGACTTCGTCCACTACCAGTCGGACCTGTTGCTCAACCTCGCGGTGATCGCGGCGCTGGCGCTGGACCAGTATGCGGGTCTGTCGGGCGCGGACCCGCTGTTCGGCCTCGCCATCGCCGCGTGGCTGATCTGGGGCGCATACCGATCGGGCACCGAGGCGATCGATCACCTGATGGACCGCGAGTGGGACGAGGCGAAGCGCCAGCGCTTCGTCGAGGCCGCCGCCGAGCACCACGAGCTGAGCAATCTGCACGATCTTCGCACCCGCACGGCGGGCAATCGCGATTTCGTGCAGTTCCACGTCGACATGCCCGCACGCATGACCGTGGGCGAGGCGCACGACATTCTCGAGAAAGTCGAGGAAGATCTGTGCCGCCGCTTCCCCGATACCGAATTGCTGATCCACATCGATCCGCGCGGTCATGTGGACGAGCCGGACAATCCGCTCGCCGAGGAAAACGAATTCGCAAAGCTGGAGAAGCGCCCGTGA
- a CDS encoding PhzF family phenazine biosynthesis protein — protein MSDTATTIPYWHVDAFAARPFAGNQAAVMVLDAWLPDDVLQSIGEENNFAETAFVVRDATGAADWELRWFTPTCEIRLCGHATLASGFVLLDPANGFGGGERVTFRTRKAGVLEVRRTQEGHELALPAIRTGPHTWPEAVAALGAEPEHIERNADGYTILRYADEAAIRSLDPDMRALLALGDDQFICTAPGDKTDVVSRVFVPGGGVDEDSVTGSAHAALTPYWAGQLGRDSFTAHQASARGGDLACRLDGDRVWLGGPCVTVVEGRFHLPA, from the coding sequence GTGAGCGATACCGCCACCACCATCCCCTACTGGCATGTCGATGCCTTTGCCGCGCGGCCCTTCGCCGGGAACCAGGCGGCGGTGATGGTGCTCGACGCCTGGTTGCCCGACGATGTCCTGCAGTCCATCGGCGAGGAGAACAATTTCGCCGAGACCGCCTTCGTGGTGCGCGACGCGACCGGCGCGGCGGACTGGGAACTGCGCTGGTTCACGCCGACCTGCGAGATCCGGCTGTGCGGCCACGCCACGCTGGCCAGCGGCTTCGTGCTGCTCGACCCCGCGAACGGGTTCGGCGGTGGCGAGCGCGTAACTTTCCGCACGCGCAAGGCCGGAGTGCTGGAGGTGCGGCGGACGCAAGAGGGTCACGAGCTGGCGCTCCCCGCGATTCGCACCGGCCCGCACACCTGGCCCGAAGCGGTCGCGGCGCTGGGCGCGGAACCCGAACATATCGAGCGCAATGCCGATGGTTACACGATCCTGCGATACGCCGACGAGGCGGCGATCCGTTCGCTCGATCCCGACATGCGCGCGCTGTTGGCGCTGGGCGACGACCAGTTCATCTGCACCGCGCCCGGAGACAAGACCGATGTCGTCAGCCGCGTGTTCGTGCCGGGCGGCGGAGTGGACGAGGACAGTGTAACTGGTTCCGCCCACGCCGCGCTGACGCCCTACTGGGCGGGACAGCTCGGGCGCGACAGCTTCACCGCGCATCAGGCCTCGGCGCGCGGTGGCGATCTCGCCTGTCGGCTCGACGGCGACCGGGTATGGCTCGGCGGCCCGTGCGTGACGGTGGTCGAGGGGCGTTTCCATCTGCCCGCCTAG
- a CDS encoding serine hydrolase, with amino-acid sequence MPRFRPALIVPLALAASAAASLAACSSQPDAPPPLDSKALGAVTKDAGAPTEDLARAVDTLFTDPELGETRAVLVMQGGKIAAERYAPGYDKDTRMISWSMAKTVTGVMIGMLVADGQLRLDQSPPIPRWQRPGDPRGEITLRQLLQMRSGLRHTEAGPVPYESSEVRMLFLDGRDNMAAYAESQPLEAEPGAKFEYSSNTTVILADIAARVLTGNSDDPETRRQAVAGFLRDRLFGPLGMTSMVPEFDAHGTLIGGSLIHGTARDWATFGEFLRHGGSWKGAQLVPRQWVTFMTSPSPREKNYGAQTWLNTTASQEDDPLHPISQPSGIFAAIGHMGQYIIVSPKQRLTVVRLGHSDEAERRVLLNRINDVVDLYPAR; translated from the coding sequence ATGCCCCGCTTTCGCCCCGCCCTTATCGTGCCGCTGGCCCTTGCAGCAAGTGCCGCAGCGAGCCTTGCCGCGTGCAGCTCCCAACCCGACGCGCCGCCGCCGCTCGACAGCAAGGCGCTGGGGGCGGTGACCAAGGATGCGGGCGCGCCAACGGAGGATCTGGCGCGCGCGGTCGACACCCTGTTCACCGATCCGGAGCTGGGCGAAACCCGCGCGGTGCTGGTGATGCAGGGCGGCAAGATCGCGGCCGAGCGCTATGCGCCGGGCTACGACAAGGACACGCGGATGATCAGCTGGTCGATGGCCAAGACCGTGACCGGCGTGATGATCGGCATGCTGGTCGCCGACGGGCAATTGCGGCTCGACCAGTCGCCGCCGATCCCGCGCTGGCAGCGCCCCGGCGATCCGCGCGGCGAGATTACGCTGCGCCAGCTGCTGCAGATGCGATCGGGCCTGCGTCATACCGAAGCCGGGCCGGTGCCCTACGAATCGTCCGAAGTGCGGATGCTGTTTCTCGACGGGCGCGACAACATGGCCGCCTATGCCGAATCGCAGCCGCTGGAGGCGGAGCCGGGCGCGAAGTTCGAATATTCGAGCAACACCACGGTGATCCTCGCCGACATCGCCGCGCGGGTTCTGACCGGTAACAGTGACGACCCGGAGACCCGGAGACAGGCGGTCGCCGGGTTCCTGCGCGACCGGCTGTTCGGCCCGCTCGGCATGACGTCCATGGTGCCGGAGTTCGACGCGCACGGCACACTGATCGGGGGCAGCCTGATCCACGGCACCGCCCGCGACTGGGCGACTTTCGGCGAATTCCTGCGCCATGGCGGGTCGTGGAAGGGCGCGCAGCTGGTGCCGCGGCAGTGGGTTACCTTCATGACCAGCCCAAGCCCGCGCGAGAAGAACTACGGCGCGCAAACCTGGCTCAACACCACTGCCTCGCAGGAGGACGATCCCCTGCACCCCATCTCCCAGCCGAGCGGCATCTTCGCAGCGATCGGGCATATGGGGCAGTACATCATCGTCTCGCCCAAGCAGCGGCTGACCGTGGTCCGGCTGGGCCATTCGGACGAGGCCGAACGGCGCGTGTTGCTGAACCGGATTAACGACGTCGTGGACCTCTATCCCGCTCGCTAG
- the mnmA gene encoding tRNA 2-thiouridine(34) synthase MnmA — protein MKADPLDAAADAAALFDLPRPAGECRIVVAMSGGVDSSVVAALAARTGAEVIGITLQLYDYGAATGRKGACCAGDDIRDAQAVADRLGIAHYVFDHESAFREEVVDSFADDYLSGRTPVPCIRCNMGPKFTDLLRMARELGADCLATGHYVRRVEGAAGPELHRAADPARDQSYFLFATTEEQLAFLRFPLGGLPKAEVRDLAENAGLRNAAKPDSQDICFVPDGDYAKLVKKLRPEGARPGTIVHAESGERLGEHAGVIHFTVGQRRGLEIGGQPEPLYVVGLDADAAEVRVGPKRLLGVVAARLSGTNRIGPLPDAPLTAKVRSLAKPVPVALEGSLGDRAAATIRFENAEFGVAPGQAAVIYAGERVIGGGWIEETERAA, from the coding sequence ATGAAAGCCGACCCCCTCGATGCCGCGGCCGACGCGGCCGCGCTGTTCGACCTGCCGCGCCCGGCCGGCGAATGCCGCATCGTCGTGGCCATGTCGGGCGGGGTGGATTCCTCGGTCGTCGCGGCGCTGGCCGCGCGTACCGGAGCGGAGGTGATCGGCATCACGCTCCAGCTCTACGACTACGGCGCGGCCACGGGCCGCAAGGGTGCGTGCTGCGCGGGCGACGATATCCGCGACGCTCAGGCGGTGGCCGACCGGCTCGGTATCGCGCATTACGTGTTCGACCACGAAAGCGCCTTTCGCGAAGAGGTGGTCGACAGTTTCGCCGACGATTACCTTTCCGGCCGCACGCCGGTGCCCTGCATCCGCTGCAATATGGGGCCCAAGTTCACCGATCTGCTGCGCATGGCGCGCGAGCTGGGGGCCGACTGCCTTGCCACCGGGCATTATGTGCGCCGGGTGGAAGGCGCGGCGGGGCCAGAGCTGCACCGCGCGGCGGACCCTGCGCGCGACCAGTCCTATTTCCTCTTCGCGACGACCGAGGAACAGCTCGCCTTCCTGCGCTTCCCGCTCGGCGGACTGCCCAAGGCCGAAGTCCGCGACCTTGCCGAGAACGCCGGGCTGCGCAATGCGGCCAAGCCGGACAGCCAGGACATCTGCTTCGTGCCCGATGGCGATTATGCGAAGCTGGTGAAGAAGCTGCGGCCCGAAGGCGCGCGACCCGGGACGATCGTCCATGCGGAAAGCGGCGAACGGCTGGGCGAGCATGCGGGTGTGATCCACTTCACCGTCGGCCAGCGCCGCGGGCTGGAGATCGGGGGTCAGCCCGAGCCGCTCTACGTCGTCGGCCTCGATGCCGATGCGGCGGAAGTGCGCGTTGGCCCCAAGCGCCTGCTGGGGGTGGTCGCCGCGCGGCTATCCGGCACCAACCGCATCGGTCCGCTGCCGGATGCGCCGCTGACGGCCAAGGTCCGCTCGCTGGCGAAGCCGGTGCCGGTCGCGCTGGAGGGTTCGCTCGGCGATCGCGCGGCTGCGACGATCCGTTTCGAGAACGCCGAATTCGGTGTCGCGCCCGGACAGGCGGCGGTAATCTATGCCGGAGAGCGCGTGATCGGCGGCGGCTGGATCGAGGAAACCGAGCGCGCCGCGTGA
- a CDS encoding DUF1153 domain-containing protein, translating into MIENQKIRPEQVIGPLGEPLTLNDLPKQNTKRWVVRRKAEVVAAVNGGLLTIDEVLERYGLTLEEFASWQRAVDRSGMQGLRVTRIQHYRELYERQLKY; encoded by the coding sequence ATGATTGAAAACCAGAAAATCCGTCCCGAACAGGTTATCGGGCCGCTTGGCGAACCTCTTACGCTGAACGATCTGCCGAAGCAGAACACGAAGAGGTGGGTGGTACGCCGCAAGGCCGAGGTGGTCGCAGCCGTGAACGGCGGGCTTCTCACCATCGACGAGGTGCTGGAGCGCTACGGCCTGACGCTGGAGGAGTTCGCTTCCTGGCAGCGTGCGGTCGATAGGTCCGGGATGCAGGGCCTGCGCGTCACCCGTATTCAGCATTATCGCGAACTCTACGAGCGCCAGCTTAAATATTGA
- a CDS encoding GlsB/YeaQ/YmgE family stress response membrane protein has product MGWIITIIVGGIAGWLASMVMNRDASMGILWNIIVGIIGGLIASAIGATWFGTGWIGYLITAFIGAVILLAIVNLVQRGRVR; this is encoded by the coding sequence ATGGGCTGGATTATCACTATTATTGTCGGCGGTATCGCAGGTTGGCTGGCCAGCATGGTCATGAACCGCGATGCGTCGATGGGTATTCTGTGGAATATCATCGTCGGTATCATCGGCGGCCTGATCGCCAGCGCGATCGGTGCGACGTGGTTCGGAACCGGCTGGATCGGCTATCTCATCACGGCCTTCATCGGCGCGGTCATTCTGCTCGCGATCGTGAATCTGGTCCAGCGCGGGCGCGTGCGCTAA
- a CDS encoding efflux RND transporter periplasmic adaptor subunit — MNYQSPGDPGTSPHADDLPPGAQNGEFEPVAKDRRWRTIAAVVVVVALLALAYFWYHSGDGAAEDAEGAQSAQRVTVTAPGRSTIAGTISATGTLAARRTLPVGVVGEGGRVVSVNVEQGDWVRQGQVLVSIDRSVQDQQARSAAAQIEVARADAQLAQNNLDRALQLVDRGFISKADVDRLTATRDAAVARVKVAQAQLGELQARNARLNIYAPASGLVLERNVEPGQTVSPGGQPLITIAQGGELELLAQVGESDLAKLSPGVEAQVTPVGGTQTFTGQIWQIEPTIDPQTRQGIARVALSYDPALKPGGFASATISSGTVVAPRLPESAILSDDDGSYVYIVDKENKVRRRGVTTGIVTGEGIAVTSGLDGSERVVLRAGGFLNPGDTVEPVVER; from the coding sequence ATGAACTATCAATCGCCAGGCGATCCGGGCACATCACCCCACGCAGACGATTTGCCCCCCGGCGCACAGAACGGCGAATTCGAACCGGTGGCGAAAGACCGGCGCTGGCGCACGATCGCCGCCGTCGTGGTGGTCGTGGCGCTGCTGGCGCTGGCCTACTTCTGGTATCATTCCGGCGATGGGGCCGCGGAAGATGCGGAAGGTGCGCAGAGCGCCCAGCGGGTGACCGTTACCGCGCCGGGTCGGTCGACCATCGCCGGCACGATCAGTGCCACCGGTACGCTCGCCGCTCGGCGCACCCTGCCCGTGGGCGTGGTGGGCGAGGGTGGCCGAGTGGTATCGGTCAACGTCGAACAGGGTGACTGGGTGCGTCAGGGACAGGTGCTGGTTTCGATCGACCGCTCGGTTCAGGATCAGCAGGCGCGCAGCGCGGCGGCCCAGATCGAGGTCGCGCGGGCCGATGCGCAACTGGCGCAGAACAATCTCGATCGCGCGCTCCAGCTTGTCGATCGCGGCTTCATTTCCAAGGCCGATGTCGATCGTCTCACCGCCACGCGCGATGCCGCCGTGGCGCGGGTGAAGGTGGCGCAGGCGCAGCTGGGCGAGTTGCAGGCACGCAATGCGCGGCTCAACATCTATGCGCCCGCCTCGGGGCTGGTGCTCGAACGCAATGTCGAGCCGGGCCAGACCGTCAGTCCCGGTGGCCAACCGCTGATTACGATCGCGCAAGGCGGGGAGCTGGAATTGCTGGCCCAGGTCGGCGAGAGCGATCTGGCGAAGCTATCCCCCGGGGTGGAGGCTCAGGTCACGCCCGTCGGCGGCACCCAAACCTTTACCGGGCAGATCTGGCAGATCGAGCCGACCATCGACCCCCAGACCCGCCAAGGCATCGCGCGTGTTGCGCTGTCCTACGATCCCGCGCTCAAGCCCGGCGGGTTCGCCAGCGCGACGATCAGCAGCGGAACCGTGGTAGCCCCGCGCCTGCCCGAGAGCGCGATCCTGTCGGACGATGATGGCAGCTACGTCTATATCGTCGACAAGGAGAACAAGGTTCGTCGCCGGGGTGTGACGACCGGAATCGTGACAGGCGAAGGTATCGCCGTCACCTCCGGTCTCGACGGCAGCGAACGGGTCGTGCTGCGGGCGGGTGGCTTCCTCAATCCGGGCGACACGGTGGAACCGGTGGTCGAGCGCTAA